A stretch of Campylobacter gracilis DNA encodes these proteins:
- a CDS encoding acyl-CoA dehydratase activase — protein MIFLGIDVGSTTVKTVVLNEKYEILSKSYERHLAKPKELVLDKILQIQKTYAGEQFSVAIAGSAGMGIAKNCKIPFVQEVFATSLGVKRMFPKTDVVIELGGEDAKILFLTGGLEERMNGSCAGGTGAFIDQMTNLLHLDITELDRLSFAANKIYPIASRCGVFAKSDIQPLLNQGVRKEDICASIYAAVVEQTISGLAQGREVKGNILFLGGPLFFLKGLQVRFKEVLKLTDETATFPDIAPYFVAYGSALYAKDTGETLNLDETIALLKKEPDRTALEAEPPLFKDRAEFDEFTARHARASVPKVDIHTYSGDAYLGVDCGSTTIKVVLMGANYELLYKFYSSNKGDPVDILLPRLKELYDLCEGRIKIKGSGVTGYGEDLIKTAFRFDYGIVETIAHYSAARHFNPKVDFIIDIGGQDIKCFSIKDGNIDSIVLNEACSSGCGSFLQTFSNSLGYDIKDFASLALFATHPAKLGSRCTVFMNSSVKQAQKDGATIEDISAGLAISVIKNAIYKVIRVRNADDLGQNIVVQGGTFLNNAVLRAFEKELGKDVIRLDISELMGAYGAALFAKNNANEHTDMISRAELENFTHRSEFSVCKLCTNKCPLTISYFGDTKFVSGNKCERGAGKEIRHDITNLFEFKNELLRKYRKPPKQDAPRVGIPFVLNMFEMIPFWSAFFENLGMSVVLSQKPRKETLFLASQSIPSDTVCYPAKSVHGHIYDLLNKSVDFIFYPCMSYSLDENISENCYNCPVVAYYPELIRANVGALEEKKFLYPHVDLNMQDSFCKTMQAELADAGYKFHSDAVKNAVLQGLKELQNYKNTVLIKGEETLKEIQSSGASAVVLAGRPYHIDKTINHGIDRYLNSLGFIVLSEDALPLSRVQTKSLNQWTYHARLYSAARFVCKYPRMQLVQLVSFGCGIDAITGDEVRDILRQNGKIYTQLKIDEVTNLGAVKIRLRSLKATMIERERQGAQQEARKDAR, from the coding sequence GTGATTTTTTTAGGCATTGACGTAGGATCAACCACTGTTAAAACGGTAGTTTTAAACGAAAAATATGAAATTTTAAGCAAGAGCTACGAGCGGCATTTAGCAAAGCCAAAAGAGCTGGTGCTGGATAAAATTTTGCAAATCCAAAAAACCTACGCAGGCGAGCAATTCAGCGTCGCCATAGCGGGTTCGGCGGGTATGGGTATCGCCAAAAATTGTAAAATTCCGTTCGTCCAGGAGGTTTTCGCTACCTCGCTCGGCGTCAAGCGGATGTTTCCGAAGACCGACGTCGTAATCGAGCTGGGCGGCGAGGATGCTAAAATTTTATTTCTCACGGGCGGACTTGAGGAGCGGATGAATGGCTCGTGTGCGGGTGGTACCGGCGCATTTATTGATCAGATGACCAATCTTTTGCATCTAGATATCACGGAGCTTGATCGCCTAAGCTTTGCGGCAAATAAAATTTACCCGATCGCTTCACGCTGCGGTGTGTTCGCCAAAAGCGACATTCAGCCGCTATTAAATCAGGGCGTTAGAAAAGAGGATATTTGCGCTAGTATCTACGCTGCGGTCGTCGAGCAGACGATTTCTGGACTCGCGCAAGGTCGCGAAGTTAAGGGCAATATCCTGTTTCTGGGCGGTCCGTTGTTTTTCCTAAAAGGCCTTCAGGTGCGCTTTAAAGAGGTACTAAAGCTCACCGACGAAACCGCGACCTTCCCCGACATCGCGCCTTACTTCGTGGCTTACGGCAGCGCGCTGTACGCAAAAGATACGGGCGAGACGTTAAATTTAGATGAGACGATCGCGCTTTTAAAAAAAGAGCCCGACAGGACCGCGCTGGAAGCCGAGCCGCCGCTTTTCAAAGACAGAGCGGAATTTGACGAGTTCACCGCTCGCCACGCCCGCGCAAGCGTGCCTAAGGTGGATATCCACACCTACAGCGGAGACGCGTATTTGGGCGTGGATTGCGGTAGCACTACGATCAAAGTCGTGCTTATGGGTGCAAACTACGAGCTGCTGTATAAATTTTACTCCTCCAATAAAGGCGATCCGGTCGATATCCTGCTGCCGCGTCTTAAGGAGCTATACGATCTTTGCGAGGGTCGCATCAAGATCAAGGGCAGCGGCGTTACCGGATATGGCGAGGATCTCATTAAGACCGCCTTTCGCTTCGATTACGGTATCGTCGAGACAATCGCGCATTACAGCGCCGCGCGCCACTTCAATCCAAAGGTCGATTTCATCATAGACATTGGCGGGCAGGACATTAAGTGTTTCTCCATTAAAGATGGCAATATCGATTCTATCGTGTTAAACGAGGCGTGCAGCTCGGGCTGCGGCTCGTTTTTGCAGACTTTTTCAAATTCTTTGGGTTACGACATTAAAGATTTTGCAAGCTTAGCCCTTTTTGCGACCCATCCTGCCAAGCTCGGTAGCCGCTGCACGGTTTTTATGAACTCTTCGGTTAAGCAGGCTCAAAAGGACGGCGCTACGATCGAGGATATCAGCGCTGGACTTGCTATTAGCGTCATAAAAAATGCGATTTACAAGGTCATCCGCGTGCGAAACGCCGACGATTTGGGTCAAAACATCGTAGTGCAAGGCGGGACATTTTTAAACAACGCCGTGCTGCGGGCTTTTGAAAAAGAGCTCGGCAAGGATGTGATCCGTCTAGATATCAGCGAGCTTATGGGTGCATACGGCGCGGCGCTTTTTGCCAAAAATAACGCAAACGAGCACACTGATATGATCAGTCGTGCAGAGCTTGAAAATTTCACTCATCGCAGCGAATTTAGCGTCTGCAAGCTCTGTACGAACAAATGCCCGCTTACGATCAGCTACTTCGGCGATACTAAATTCGTCTCGGGAAATAAATGCGAGCGCGGCGCGGGCAAGGAGATCCGCCACGACATTACGAATTTGTTTGAGTTTAAAAACGAGCTTTTGCGAAAATATCGCAAGCCGCCGAAGCAGGATGCGCCGCGGGTCGGAATTCCGTTTGTTTTGAATATGTTTGAGATGATCCCGTTTTGGAGTGCGTTTTTTGAAAATTTAGGCATGAGCGTCGTGCTGTCGCAAAAGCCGCGAAAAGAGACGCTGTTTTTAGCAAGCCAAAGCATACCGAGCGATACCGTCTGCTACCCGGCTAAAAGCGTGCACGGCCACATCTACGATCTGCTAAACAAGAGCGTCGATTTTATCTTCTATCCGTGTATGAGCTACAGCCTAGATGAAAATATCAGCGAGAACTGCTACAACTGCCCCGTAGTCGCATACTATCCCGAGCTGATACGCGCGAACGTAGGCGCGCTGGAGGAGAAAAAATTCCTCTATCCGCACGTGGATCTTAATATGCAAGATTCGTTTTGCAAAACGATGCAAGCTGAGCTCGCGGACGCCGGGTATAAATTTCATTCCGACGCTGTGAAAAACGCCGTCTTGCAAGGCCTTAAGGAGCTGCAAAACTATAAAAATACCGTTTTAATAAAAGGCGAGGAGACCCTAAAAGAGATACAAAGCAGCGGTGCCAGCGCCGTCGTGCTAGCGGGTCGTCCGTATCATATCGACAAGACGATCAACCACGGCATCGATCGCTATCTAAATTCCTTGGGCTTTATAGTGCTTAGCGAGGACGCGCTGCCGCTTAGCAGGGTGCAGACGAAAAGCCTTAATCAATGGACCTACCACGCCAGGCTTTATAGCGCGGCGCGGTTCGTCTGTAAATACCCGCGCATGCAGCTGGTGCAGTTAGTGAGCTTCGGCTGCGGGATAGATGCGATTACGGGCGACGAGGTGCGCGACATACTGCGTCAAAACGGTAAAATTTACACTCAACTTAAAATCGACGAGGTTACGAACCTAGGCGCCGTTAAAATTCGTCTGCGTAGCCTAAAAGCGACTATGATAGAGCGCGAAAGGCAAGGCGCGCAACAAGAAGCAAGAAAGGATGCGCGCTAA
- the rplS gene encoding 50S ribosomal protein L19 has product MKNKYIQAFEDAQITSKSVPDFRAGDTLKVAIRIKEGDKSRIQNFEGTCIARRGNGVSETFIIRKIGANSVGVERIFPIYSESIESIEVLRKGRVRRAKLFYLRDRRGKAAKIKELRK; this is encoded by the coding sequence ATGAAAAACAAATATATCCAAGCGTTTGAGGACGCTCAGATCACAAGCAAAAGTGTGCCTGATTTCCGTGCCGGCGACACCTTAAAGGTAGCCATCAGGATCAAAGAGGGCGATAAGAGCAGAATTCAAAATTTTGAAGGCACCTGCATTGCGCGTCGCGGAAACGGCGTCAGCGAGACTTTTATCATCCGCAAGATCGGCGCAAATAGCGTAGGCGTAGAGAGAATTTTCCCGATCTACAGCGAGAGTATCGAAAGCATCGAGGTTCTAAGAAAAGGACGCGTTCGCCGCGCGAAGCTATTTTACCTACGCGACAGACGCGGTAAAGCGGCTAAAATCAAAGAGCTTCGAAAATAA
- the trmD gene encoding tRNA (guanosine(37)-N1)-methyltransferase TrmD → MNFIFVSLFENLIAPYFEDSILKRAVDKKIISTHFFNPRNFTTNRYKKVDDYMIGGGAGLLIGTEPLAGTIEQVRAKFKNAKFIYLSPAGKKFNQNDAKRLSDKESLCFICGRYEGIDERIVERYVDEIFCIGDFVLTGGELGALCMCDAISRNIRGVLGNESSLVEESFEGGILEAPAFTKPDVFENLPIVSEFLKGNHAKMRSLKNQMALCKTRFFRPDMYRKIARNKGNL, encoded by the coding sequence ATGAATTTTATCTTCGTTTCGCTATTTGAAAATCTCATCGCGCCGTATTTTGAGGACTCGATTTTAAAGCGTGCGGTCGATAAGAAAATAATCTCGACGCATTTTTTTAACCCGCGAAATTTCACGACAAATCGGTATAAAAAGGTAGATGATTATATGATCGGCGGCGGTGCGGGGCTTTTGATAGGCACGGAGCCGCTTGCTGGGACGATCGAGCAGGTAAGAGCTAAATTTAAAAACGCCAAGTTTATCTACCTCTCGCCCGCCGGTAAAAAATTTAACCAAAACGACGCCAAGCGTCTAAGCGACAAAGAGAGCCTATGTTTTATTTGCGGGCGCTACGAAGGGATCGATGAGCGCATAGTCGAAAGATATGTAGATGAAATTTTTTGCATCGGCGATTTCGTCCTTACCGGCGGAGAGCTCGGCGCGCTTTGTATGTGCGATGCGATAAGCCGCAATATAAGGGGCGTTTTAGGCAACGAAAGCTCGCTCGTCGAAGAAAGCTTTGAAGGCGGAATTTTAGAGGCGCCCGCATTTACAAAGCCTGATGTTTTTGAAAATTTACCTATAGTTTCAGAGTTTTTAAAGGGTAATCACGCTAAAATGCGCAGTTTAAAAAATCAAATGGCGCTATGTAAAACGAGGTTCTTCCGCCCGGATATGTACCGAAAAATCGCCAGAAATAAAGGAAATTTATGA
- the rimM gene encoding ribosome maturation factor RimM (Essential for efficient processing of 16S rRNA) produces MPDDLLEVAKLGRTIGLKGAVKIFDRSDFPSQFKKGAKFYLRNGEILEILSFSGANFSAIFKNYESVEAAANLTNQILYRSKEDTRKFCKLQKGEFFYFDIIGLEIYEDGAVLGRVRDISQIGSGYLFEVETDESLISQTLPKEFFIPYVDAYVKEISLSERKIFTQNARAILENS; encoded by the coding sequence ATGCCTGATGATCTTTTAGAGGTCGCGAAGCTCGGTCGGACTATCGGCCTAAAGGGCGCGGTTAAAATTTTCGATCGCAGCGACTTCCCCTCTCAGTTTAAAAAAGGCGCCAAATTTTATCTGCGAAACGGCGAAATTTTAGAAATTCTATCCTTTAGCGGCGCAAACTTTAGCGCTATTTTTAAAAATTACGAAAGCGTAGAAGCGGCGGCAAATTTAACCAACCAAATCCTTTACCGAAGCAAAGAGGACACGCGGAAATTTTGCAAATTGCAAAAGGGCGAGTTCTTTTACTTCGATATTATCGGGCTTGAAATTTATGAAGACGGCGCGGTTTTGGGGCGCGTAAGGGACATATCGCAGATCGGAAGCGGCTATCTTTTTGAGGTAGAAACGGATGAAAGCTTAATCTCGCAGACTTTGCCGAAAGAATTTTTCATCCCCTACGTGGACGCCTATGTGAAAGAAATTTCGCTTAGCGAGCGTAAAATTTTTACGCAAAATGCGCGCGCGATTTTGGAAAACTCATGA
- a CDS encoding KH domain-containing protein, protein MVENFIKEYAKLIADYPQSVSTQKRVGENFTEIIVYADKADTGKLIGKDGKMINAIKTVIIGYKAKDPINYKITVKAKDA, encoded by the coding sequence ATGGTAGAAAATTTTATAAAAGAATACGCAAAGTTGATCGCCGACTATCCGCAGTCCGTTTCTACGCAAAAGCGGGTCGGTGAAAACTTTACCGAGATCATCGTCTATGCCGACAAGGCCGATACAGGCAAACTCATCGGCAAGGACGGCAAAATGATAAACGCCATAAAAACCGTCATCATCGGCTATAAAGCAAAAGATCCGATCAATTATAAAATTACCGTCAAAGCCAAAGATGCCTGA
- the rpsP gene encoding 30S ribosomal protein S16 encodes MATVVRLTRIGRKKQPFYRIVVTDSRKRRDGGFIETIGFYNPLKDSDNIKFDAERLAYWKSVGAKLSDRVAQITSK; translated from the coding sequence ATGGCAACAGTTGTTAGGCTTACAAGAATCGGAAGAAAGAAGCAGCCTTTTTACCGCATCGTGGTAACGGATAGCAGGAAAAGACGCGACGGCGGCTTTATCGAGACGATCGGCTTTTATAACCCGCTAAAAGATAGCGATAATATTAAATTCGACGCGGAGCGTTTGGCATACTGGAAGAGCGTAGGCGCGAAGTTAAGCGATAGGGTCGCTCAAATCACAAGCAAATAA
- the ffh gene encoding signal recognition particle protein, which produces MFEIISESFKNAVNKLKTIDDEKALKNALETLKKALLKADVHHKVVKDFLALVEADLRIGTIGQKPFLQSIKTNLTKILTAPRGSSQGFVFASTPPTVALMTGLQGSGKSTSTIKLANYLKLRKKKVLVAACDLQRLAAVEQLRQLCEANEIELFFIEGESDPLKVAQKALSKAKSGLYDVLLVDTAGRLAIDEALMAQLAEMKKALNPHEIFYVADAMSGQDGIKTAAKFDEILGLTGVILSKFDADTKGGVALGIAQQLGIPLRFIGTGEKVADLEGFIPDRITGRIMGEGDLATLAEKTSAVFDEREAKALNKKIKKGEFNFNDFVNQLESVKKLGNMKNLIGMIPGLSGMANKIKDIDLENSKEILHIKAMINSMTPKERENPDLLNNSRKRRLAVGAGLSQVEVNRFLKQFAGASKLAKKFSGKGGMQGLASIAQRQNLPR; this is translated from the coding sequence GTGTTTGAGATCATAAGCGAGTCGTTTAAAAACGCGGTCAATAAATTAAAAACAATCGATGACGAAAAAGCTTTAAAAAACGCCTTGGAGACGCTAAAAAAAGCGCTTTTAAAGGCCGACGTGCACCACAAAGTCGTAAAGGATTTTTTGGCGCTCGTCGAAGCCGATCTTCGTATCGGTACGATAGGACAGAAGCCGTTTTTGCAGTCCATCAAGACAAATTTGACTAAAATTTTAACGGCGCCTAGAGGCAGCAGCCAGGGGTTTGTATTCGCTAGCACGCCTCCTACGGTAGCTTTGATGACGGGACTTCAAGGAAGCGGAAAATCCACAAGCACGATAAAACTCGCGAACTATCTGAAACTTCGTAAAAAAAAGGTCTTGGTCGCAGCGTGCGACTTGCAGCGCCTAGCCGCGGTCGAGCAGCTCCGCCAGCTTTGCGAAGCAAACGAGATCGAGCTATTTTTCATCGAGGGCGAGAGCGATCCGCTAAAGGTTGCGCAGAAGGCGCTAAGCAAGGCTAAAAGCGGGCTCTATGACGTACTGCTCGTAGATACGGCGGGACGTCTTGCGATCGATGAGGCGCTAATGGCGCAGCTTGCGGAGATGAAAAAAGCTCTAAATCCGCATGAAATTTTTTACGTAGCGGATGCTATGAGCGGTCAAGACGGCATTAAAACGGCCGCTAAATTTGATGAAATTTTAGGCCTTACGGGCGTGATCTTAAGCAAATTCGACGCAGATACCAAAGGCGGCGTAGCTCTTGGTATCGCTCAGCAGCTTGGCATCCCGCTTCGCTTTATCGGAACCGGCGAGAAGGTGGCCGATCTGGAGGGCTTTATACCCGATAGAATCACTGGTCGCATTATGGGCGAGGGCGATTTGGCGACGTTAGCCGAGAAAACAAGCGCCGTTTTCGACGAAAGAGAAGCCAAGGCTCTAAACAAAAAGATCAAAAAGGGCGAGTTTAATTTCAACGATTTCGTAAATCAGCTCGAAAGCGTGAAAAAGCTCGGCAATATGAAAAATTTAATCGGCATGATCCCCGGGCTTTCCGGCATGGCGAATAAGATAAAAGATATCGATTTGGAAAACTCAAAAGAGATACTTCATATCAAAGCGATGATTAACTCTATGACGCCGAAAGAGCGCGAAAATCCCGATCTGCTAAATAATTCGCGTAAGCGCAGACTTGCTGTCGGCGCAGGGCTTTCGCAGGTGGAGGTGAACCGCTTTTTGAAGCAGTTCGCGGGCGCTTCGAAGCTTGCGAAAAAATTTTCGGGCAAGGGCGGCATGCAGGGGCTTGCCTCAATCGCTCAAAGGCAAAATTTACCGAGATAG
- a CDS encoding pseudouridine synthase family protein: protein MQEKAYKLLAAQENISHNEAKALIDAGLVSARGAKIALAREMLGENTKFSVMKPAKPAIIYEDENVLAVNKPPFMSSENLEKIYKFGLLNRLDKETSGVVLLYKNEEFREAAIAEFKNLRVKKSYIAIVKGIVSEEMKFGEPILTIKTRSGAFSKISPNGKSAFSEVYPLMVSGKKSLVKVRIETGRTHQIRVHLANAGFGVIGDEKYAKSRAKRMFLHSYETEILGLKFKAPLDKSFNEFGFEIPKDL from the coding sequence ATGCAAGAAAAAGCCTATAAGCTGCTGGCGGCGCAGGAAAACATCTCGCACAACGAAGCCAAAGCGCTCATCGATGCGGGGCTTGTGAGCGCGCGCGGCGCAAAGATCGCTCTAGCGCGCGAGATGCTCGGCGAAAATACTAAATTTAGCGTGATGAAGCCCGCAAAACCAGCTATCATTTACGAGGATGAGAACGTTTTGGCGGTCAATAAGCCGCCCTTTATGAGCAGCGAAAATTTGGAAAAAATCTATAAATTCGGCCTTCTAAACCGCCTGGATAAGGAGACTAGCGGCGTCGTGCTGCTATATAAGAACGAGGAATTTCGCGAAGCGGCGATTGCGGAGTTTAAAAATTTGCGCGTGAAAAAAAGCTATATCGCGATTGTGAAGGGGATCGTGAGCGAAGAGATGAAATTTGGCGAGCCGATTTTGACGATAAAAACTAGAAGCGGCGCCTTTTCTAAAATTTCGCCAAACGGCAAGAGCGCATTTAGCGAGGTTTATCCGCTTATGGTAAGCGGTAAAAAATCGCTCGTAAAAGTGCGGATCGAGACGGGCAGGACGCATCAGATCCGCGTGCATCTGGCAAATGCGGGATTCGGCGTAATAGGCGATGAAAAATACGCCAAAAGCCGCGCGAAGCGGATGTTTCTGCACTCATACGAGACTGAAATTTTAGGGCTTAAATTTAAAGCTCCGCTAGATAAAAGCTTCAACGAATTCGGCTTTGAAATTCCTAAGGATCTCTGA
- a CDS encoding glycosyltransferase N-terminal domain-containing protein: MIYTALAFLAWLAAAPFIFILSFKKKYRTSLKARFFLYKNPKFSPAAVHFHACSLGEVNALAPLISKFESVALSTTTQTGFGAARALTPNSRYLPFENWLPFWLTGSRVLVIFEAELWLNLIRSAKARGSYVILLNARISDRSYASYLRFKFYYRKAFENIDLVLAQSELDAARLRELGAKNIKVAGNVKSANIAVATKDYSAAAASSFVLTISNTHEGEEELILSNLNDFIKFRSSQNAPEKDPRAASTRSDKSLPAAELHGETGSLEPVNLNAASLDTASSSNASSAVPNTAPLNGASLNFTAPNTATSTAAPQKLKIILAPRHPERFEKVREICEIWAREHGLSFERFSDGAGLGSDFILLDAFGELANFYKISNVVILGGSFLRNIGGHSPIEAASFGVPIISGRFFHNQKALYALVQNIALCEANEISNALKEPLKGTRIDKICDLKEIENLIKERI; this comes from the coding sequence GTGATCTACACCGCCTTGGCGTTTTTGGCGTGGCTTGCAGCTGCGCCTTTTATTTTTATCCTAAGCTTTAAAAAAAAATACCGCACGAGCCTGAAGGCGCGATTTTTTCTATACAAAAACCCTAAATTTAGCCCCGCTGCGGTACATTTTCACGCTTGCAGCTTGGGCGAGGTAAACGCTCTTGCGCCGCTAATTTCTAAATTTGAGAGCGTCGCGCTTAGCACGACCACGCAGACGGGCTTCGGTGCGGCGCGTGCGCTCACGCCGAACTCTCGCTACCTGCCGTTTGAAAACTGGCTTCCGTTTTGGCTTACGGGCAGCCGCGTGCTGGTGATCTTTGAAGCCGAGCTGTGGCTAAATTTGATCCGTTCCGCCAAGGCGCGTGGAAGCTACGTGATCCTGCTAAACGCGCGCATTAGCGACCGCTCTTACGCGAGCTATCTGCGCTTTAAGTTTTATTATCGAAAAGCGTTTGAAAATATCGATCTGGTGCTTGCGCAAAGCGAGCTTGATGCGGCGCGGCTGCGGGAGCTCGGCGCAAAAAATATAAAGGTCGCGGGCAACGTGAAAAGCGCAAATATCGCCGTTGCGACGAAAGACTATTCCGCCGCGGCCGCAAGTAGCTTCGTGCTTACGATCTCAAATACTCATGAGGGCGAAGAGGAGCTCATTTTATCGAATTTAAACGATTTTATAAAATTTCGCAGCTCGCAGAATGCGCCCGAAAAAGACCCGCGCGCAGCGAGTACCCGCAGCGATAAAAGCTTGCCTGCGGCTGAGCTTCACGGCGAGACGGGCTCGCTTGAGCCGGTAAATTTAAACGCAGCTTCTTTGGATACGGCGAGCTCAAGCAACGCTTCGTCCGCCGTGCCGAATACGGCGCCTTTAAACGGCGCGTCTTTAAATTTTACCGCACCGAATACGGCGACTTCGACTGCCGCGCCGCAAAAACTAAAAATCATCCTGGCGCCGAGACATCCGGAGCGCTTTGAAAAGGTGCGTGAAATTTGTGAGATTTGGGCGCGCGAGCATGGGCTTAGCTTTGAGCGGTTTAGCGACGGCGCGGGGCTTGGGAGCGATTTCATCTTGCTCGATGCCTTCGGGGAGCTAGCGAACTTTTATAAAATTTCAAACGTCGTGATTTTGGGCGGCAGCTTTTTGCGAAATATCGGCGGACATAGCCCGATCGAGGCGGCGAGCTTCGGCGTGCCGATCATCAGCGGGCGATTTTTTCATAACCAAAAGGCGCTGTACGCGCTCGTACAAAATATCGCTCTGTGCGAGGCGAACGAAATTTCCAACGCTTTAAAAGAGCCACTAAAGGGCACGCGGATAGATAAAATTTGCGATTTGAAAGAGATAGAAAATTTAATCAAGGAAAGAATTTAA
- a CDS encoding zinc ribbon domain-containing protein: MNKYLSQLVELCEFDKQLDGFKPKIEAAQEKLSKKSTEINGAKEQIETLNAEIAELKSQILQANAQLSAFSSKLKSTGKKSGAAKTEKEIKALSVEEDIAKEQLEATNEEIERLEKIVAAKETLVKEQSEKQEAFEAELKSLQEQVSAEMGEVEVARGAIYAKRDKLMQAMNPKTVSFYEKIRKWAGNTAVSPVRKQACYGCFMRISDKTYSAVIKSDDIVTCPYCGRILYKEAE, encoded by the coding sequence ATGAACAAATATTTAAGCCAATTGGTAGAGCTTTGCGAATTCGATAAGCAGCTGGACGGATTTAAGCCTAAAATCGAGGCCGCACAGGAGAAGCTGAGTAAAAAAAGCACTGAAATAAACGGCGCAAAAGAACAGATCGAAACTCTAAATGCGGAGATCGCCGAGCTAAAATCTCAAATTTTACAAGCAAACGCGCAGCTTAGCGCCTTTTCGTCCAAGCTAAAAAGCACGGGCAAAAAAAGCGGCGCGGCAAAGACCGAAAAGGAGATCAAAGCCCTTAGCGTCGAAGAGGACATCGCAAAAGAACAGCTCGAAGCCACAAACGAGGAGATCGAAAGGCTGGAAAAGATCGTAGCCGCAAAGGAAACGCTCGTAAAAGAGCAGAGCGAAAAGCAAGAGGCGTTTGAAGCCGAGCTAAAAAGCTTGCAGGAGCAGGTAAGCGCCGAGATGGGCGAGGTTGAGGTCGCTCGCGGCGCGATCTACGCCAAGCGCGATAAGCTAATGCAGGCGATGAATCCAAAAACCGTTTCATTCTACGAAAAGATCCGCAAGTGGGCGGGCAATACGGCGGTCTCGCCGGTGCGCAAACAGGCCTGCTACGGCTGCTTTATGCGCATAAGCGATAAGACCTATTCTGCGGTCATCAAAAGCGACGACATCGTAACCTGCCCGTATTGCGGCAGAATTTTATATAAAGAAGCCGAGTGA
- a CDS encoding Nif3-like dinuclear metal center hexameric protein, giving the protein MKTGEIYEILNATAPFCDAEAWDNSGLMLGNLDDEISKIYLSLDVTSELVREAEADSLFVVHHPLIFSPLKSLDPRLYPANLIYDMIRKNISLIAMHTNFDKHVLNGFVAREILKFEITDEREFLVFMRADLSFEALCAQIKRKLGIEHLRAVKTKNFIRNIALCTGSGSELNQSLGVDCFITGDIKYHAALQNLENGVSLIDINHFESERYFGRALAPFLQKSEIEVIISEQKNPFTYY; this is encoded by the coding sequence ATGAAAACGGGCGAAATTTATGAAATTTTAAACGCCACCGCGCCATTTTGCGACGCGGAGGCGTGGGATAATAGCGGGCTAATGCTTGGAAACTTGGATGATGAAATTTCAAAAATCTATCTAAGCCTCGACGTTACTAGCGAGCTGGTGCGCGAGGCGGAGGCGGACTCGCTTTTCGTGGTGCACCACCCGCTGATTTTCAGCCCGCTAAAATCGCTTGATCCGCGGCTATATCCTGCAAATTTGATCTATGATATGATCCGCAAAAACATCTCTCTCATCGCGATGCATACGAACTTTGACAAGCACGTTTTAAACGGGTTCGTAGCGCGCGAAATTTTAAAATTTGAAATTACGGATGAGCGGGAATTTTTGGTTTTCATGCGCGCGGATTTGAGCTTTGAAGCTCTGTGCGCACAGATAAAGCGCAAGCTTGGTATCGAGCATCTGCGCGCGGTAAAGACGAAAAATTTCATCCGAAATATCGCGCTTTGCACCGGCAGCGGAAGCGAACTGAACCAAAGCTTGGGCGTGGATTGCTTCATCACGGGCGATATAAAATATCACGCGGCGCTTCAAAATTTAGAAAACGGCGTGAGTTTGATCGATATAAATCATTTTGAAAGTGAGCGCTATTTTGGGCGCGCGCTCGCACCTTTCTTGCAAAAAAGCGAAATTGAAGTTATAATAAGTGAGCAAAAAAATCCATTTACGTATTATTAA
- the purE gene encoding 5-(carboxyamino)imidazole ribonucleotide mutase: MKFVSIIMGSKSDYEVVYEAAKILNEFGAPYEMIVSSAHRSPARTAKYVADAEKKGAQVFICAAGMAAHLAGAVAANTTKPVLGVPLGGSALSGVDALYSTVQMPAGIPVATLAIGKAGAKNAAYLAVQILALSDEVLSSKLKVDRAAKAEALKKDSEQIEVLLED; this comes from the coding sequence ATGAAATTTGTTTCTATAATAATGGGCTCAAAGAGCGATTACGAGGTCGTTTACGAGGCGGCTAAAATTTTAAACGAATTCGGCGCGCCATACGAGATGATCGTATCTTCGGCGCACCGAAGTCCCGCCCGTACGGCTAAATACGTCGCGGACGCCGAGAAAAAGGGTGCGCAGGTTTTCATCTGCGCGGCGGGCATGGCGGCGCATCTTGCCGGGGCGGTCGCTGCAAATACGACCAAGCCGGTGCTAGGCGTTCCGCTCGGCGGTAGCGCGCTTAGCGGTGTAGATGCGCTGTATTCGACTGTGCAGATGCCTGCGGGTATCCCCGTCGCGACACTTGCGATCGGCAAGGCAGGCGCGAAAAACGCGGCGTATCTGGCGGTGCAAATTTTAGCTCTAAGCGACGAGGTGCTAAGCTCGAAACTAAAGGTAGATCGCGCCGCAAAAGCGGAGGCTCTGAAAAAGGACTCCGAGCAGATCGAAGTGCTGCTTGAAGATTAA